DNA sequence from the Bacillota bacterium genome:
GGTGGCGGCGGGCGGTCTGCCGCTCCCGGGCGGGGAGCGGGCGGGGGCGCTGGTGGAGTTCGGCATGCGCCTGGCCGACTGGGCCGAGCGCTGGTTCCCCGACGCGCTGGTCTTCGCCCTGGCGGCCATCGTGGTCGTCTTCGCGGCGGGGCTGGCGGTGGGCAGCACCCCGGCGGAGCTGGTCAAGGACTTCGGCGACGGCTTCTGGGGCCTCATCCCTTTCACCATGCAGATGACCATGATCATCGTCGGCGGCTACGTGGTGGCCAGCTCGCCGCCGGTCCGCCGGCTGATCGCCTGGCTGGCGGAGCTGCCGAAGCGGCCCCGCGGCGCCGTGGCCTTCGTCGCCTTCTTCGCCGCCTTCACCTCGCTGATCAGCTGGGGCTTCAGCCTCATTTTCTCGGGGCTGCTGGT
Encoded proteins:
- a CDS encoding TIGR00366 family protein, translated to MAGGARRPPGGGAVAAGGLPLPGGERAGALVEFGMRLADWAERWFPDALVFALAAIVVVFAAGLAVGSTPAELVKDFGDGFWGLIPFTMQMTMIIVGGYVVASSPPVRRLIAWLAELPKRPRGAVAFVAFFAAFTSLISWGFSLIFSGLLV